DNA sequence from the Nitrospirota bacterium genome:
GCGCGGGATTCCCGGTCGCTGAAGCCGATCCTTTCGAGCGTTTTGGTGAGAGAGCTGTATTTCATACGCCACTGCAGTTTCGGCCGTTCCTCGTGGTGCAGCAGGTAGTACAAGGTCAACGCATTCAGCTCCGAGACGTCGAGGACTATCTCTTCCGCGACCTCGCCCCTCTTCAGCGCTTCGTCCGTCCGGATAAAGGCGTAGGTGATGATCACTCCTATGACGAGCGCTATGCCGAGGGGCAGGAGCGTCGTGATCTTCAGCCGTGTGCTGATCCTCATGGCATGCCTATTCGTGGATAAGCGTCACCGCCTCCGGCGCCACTGTCGTCAGCGCTTCCGCGTGCATGAAGGTCAGGAAGTTCGGCATCTCCGCCTCGGGGCAGCATCCGGCCAGGGCCCAGCGGGCCTGCTCCTCGAGCGAAAGGAGCAGGGTCTGGCTCAAGCTCAGGTTGAACGTATAGGCGTTCCATTGCCTCGCGAGTATGCGGAGGTCGGTGCCGGCGGCGGACGCAGTAATCTTCCGCGCTTCCTCTCCGTTCGCCGCAATGAGCTCTTCCGCCCTGCTGAGGGCGTGGAGTATCTTTCTGACCGTCCCGGGACTCCGCGCAACGAGCTCCTGCCGCGAGACGACATTCCAGCTCATGACATAAAGAGCCTTGCTGTGGAACACCAGGGCTTTGTCGCCCAACTTTTCTTCGAGAACGCTGACGTGCGGTTCCCAGATGGATACGGCATCCACCTCTCCCCGAAGCAGCGCCCCGGGTATCTGATCGGCTCCTATATCGACCGTCCTGACCTCCCTGCTGCTCATCTCGTTGAAGAGCAGGAAGGAATAGAGGAAAAACTCGTTATTGGTGCCTGAGGTCACCCCGATCCTCTTCCCCCTGAGGTCTTCCGGAGCGTGGATGCCCCGGTCCTTGCGCGCGACGATCTTGGTGCTGCTGTCGGTCTCGGCAATGGTGGCGATAACCGACACCGCTGCCCCCTGCAGGACGGCGTAGACGACCGGCGTCTCCGCAGTGACGCCGAACGCCGCCGTGCCGGCGATCACCGCGGTGAGCGCCTCTTTCCCCGATGAATAGGCGGCGAGGGTGACGTTCAGCCCCTCGTCCCTGAAGTAGCCTTTCTCCGCCGCAACGTATACCGGTGCGGAGAGCGGCAAGGGCACGACCGCGAACGTTACCTGTTCCCGGGCTGCGCCGCCCGGCCTGCGGGAGCCCTGGTCGCACCCTGCAAGGAAAGCGGCGCCCAGGAGCAGAGCGGCAATGATGCGTGCTGTCCTAAGCGGCCGTCGCATACCTGTTCTCCCGTATCGTCGAGCCGGCCCTGACTGCCGAAGGGGAAAATAAAAGAAAGTATTACAACGAGATGAAGAGAGCGTGTTATCTTAATTGTACTCCAAAATGCAGCGAATGCAACTATGGTGAGGCGAGGGGGTGACGCGAGGGCGGCAGTACACCTGCCACTGCGAAGGGAGGGAATCCTACAATGCTTCGGGTCTGAGGACCGCGCAGACCTGCCTGGCGAACTCCTTGTCGAAGACGAGGACGCCGTCCTGGGTGAGCATGAGGACCGCATCGATATGATGGACAAGCCTGCCGATATTCTTGAGGCAGCCGGTAATGAGAAAGGCCTTCACCGGATCCCTGCCGAGGAGCTCGCTCAGCGTATCGTACTGCGCCTCGCTCCTTCCGAAGACCTCATCGATGATCAGGGTCGCTTCGCGATCGGACGGCAGAAGGGAAGGGAGCGCCAGTATCTCGCTCTCCTCGGCCATGATCGTCATATCGTGCTTCAGGGTGGTGATGTAGTTGATGTACTTGTCGTAGCCTTTGGGACGGGGCTTTCCTATGTAATCGACGGGATTGCCGATGTAGTAGACGTGGTCGTTGTTCCGGAGCGCAGACAGGGTGTTGGTGATCTTCCCGACGCCCTCCTCGCCGCTCACTACCATGCTCTTGTAGCGCGTGCTGATCTCGCGGATCTCGCGGATGATGACTTCCTCGTTGCTCATCACGGTACTTAATTATACCAGATATGGCCGGAGCGGTTAATCGAAGAGGGGCTCGCGGTTACCATGTCCGTACCAGCTGCACCGGGTCCTTGTAGCCCCAGC
Encoded proteins:
- a CDS encoding ABC transporter substrate-binding protein, producing MRRPLRTARIIAALLLGAAFLAGCDQGSRRPGGAAREQVTFAVVPLPLSAPVYVAAEKGYFRDEGLNVTLAAYSSGKEALTAVIAGTAAFGVTAETPVVYAVLQGAAVSVIATIAETDSSTKIVARKDRGIHAPEDLRGKRIGVTSGTNNEFFLYSFLLFNEMSSREVRTVDIGADQIPGALLRGEVDAVSIWEPHVSVLEEKLGDKALVFHSKALYVMSWNVVSRQELVARSPGTVRKILHALSRAEELIAANGEEARKITASAAGTDLRILARQWNAYTFNLSLSQTLLLSLEEQARWALAGCCPEAEMPNFLTFMHAEALTTVAPEAVTLIHE